A DNA window from Trypanosoma brucei brucei TREU927 chromosome 11 chr11_scaffold01 genomic scaffold, whole genome shotgun sequence contains the following coding sequences:
- a CDS encoding ATP-dependent DNA helicase, putative, with the protein MEHEQRVSEAGAKLKQPDVWPVEIEQILSALDNSQRVAVCENPSQPLLIIAGAGSGKTLTMASRIAFLILNNVAPQNILGLCFSRQAAETLRGRVASVLPPAMAGLAQKLKLKTFHAFGLECLRRYACIELTTEVYDARRQRDLAFTVVEKHAQYYKGVEAVVTLIDYVNKAKTKKDMRAGTELDPSRQPAYLFRFYESMLHEELNAVDFGDLEQRFLKALRPVRQRNDATSEGNNNSNSSSYSISADASSTLQLSPMAIQLRSQYTHFVVDEFQDLNEVQLECLALLAGDECRVTCVGDPNQCIYAWRGATAESFNLWRSRFPRSVIMKLETNYRSSAEIVCAVNQVTHLEQSSHKGQSGTNITLVKCKYAWEQLKLIPRIIERLRGRDRSLPYGSIAVLCRTHRTVRELVTALENDGIPVTELRRGAPNSVALVRALLSYLRLCIHPHSNVDVECVIRDAPNHFAAPSATKFIFALQAEALTRRLHLTTEQQLEGHYKCSYYTILRELVHNGFATSSDRLRTTKPQQKLLRTIIEVTAAAHEALSRFYCNIEDVVRSVAERAGFDDGSAGGAKIRHKVNNGMAGGGFNGIKRAKRPRCAPRVAAHLTDSVDVWEDVMNEGEEIMSSIPQLLLGACEAVQEQIIAEQSAVEADAINGDVLGFSDNRSVVKAEPDERSVGTHPDVPAAQPRYDPYTVLQRVIDEFLQLLPSDDFGPMKGPEALKPEERTVTVTTVHQAKGKEWPAVIIPCCYEGEFPIDTRKAEEKRVFYVAMSRAMESLVFLTAEQGPPTNASGRTADGDHALDSTGTEQQYVQLQMTPYLRPILHQVKVITMSAESEGQQE; encoded by the coding sequence ATGGAGCACGAACAAAGGGTTTCAGAAGCGGGAGCGAAACTAAAGCAACCAGACGTGTGGCCAGTGGAAATCGAACAAATACTCTCAGCACTTGACAACTCTCAACGCGTGGCAGTGTGTGAAAACCCTTCCCAGCCACTTCTAATCATTGCTGGTGCAGGAAGTGGGAAAACACTCACAATGGCCAGTCGCATCGCCTTTCTAATTTTAAACAACGTGGCGCCGCAAAATATACTTGGTCTGTGCTTTTCACGGCAAGCGGCAGAGACCCTACGTGGCCGGGTGGCCTCTGTGCTTCCACCCGCCATGGCTGGGTTGGCCCAGAAACTGAAATTAAAAACGTTTCATGCCTTTGGCCTTGAGTGCTTGCGGCGTTACGCTTGTATCGAACTCACAACGGAAGTTTATGATGCTCGACGCCAACGGGACCTTGCATTCACCGTGGTGGAGAAACACGCTCAATACTACAAAGGTGTGGAGGCTGTCGTGACGCTTATTGATTACGTAAATAAGGCCAAGACGAAGAAAGATATGAGGGCAGGAACAGAGTTGGATCCCTCACGACAGCCGGCGTACCTTTTCCGCTTCTACGAGTCAATGCTGCACGAAGAACTCAACGCAGTCGACTTCGGTGACTTGGAGCAGAGGTTTCTTAAAGCGCTCCGCCCAGTGAGACAGCGAAACGATGCCACCAGTGagggtaacaacaacagcaacagcagcagttaCAGCATTTCTGCTGACGCGTCGAGCACTTTACAACTGTCACCAATGGCCATTCAGCTGCGGTCGCAATACAcccattttgttgttgacgAGTTTCAGGACTTGAACGAGGTGCAGCTGGAGTGTCTCGCACTTCTTGCGGGTGACGAGTGTCGTGTTACTTGCGTCGGAGACCCTAACCAGTGTATCTATGCGTGGCGTGGTGCAACAGCCGAGAGCTTTAACCTTTGGCGCAGCCGGTTCCCACGAAGTGTGATAATGAAACTCGAAACAAATTACCGCAGTTCAGCAGAGATAGTGTGCGCCGTTAACCAAGTTACACATTTGGAGCAAAGCAGTCATAAGGGTCAGTCAGGTACAAATATAACTTTAGTGAAGTGCAAATATGCGTGGGAGCAGTTAAAGCTCATACCACGTATCATCGAACGGTTACGTGGCCGTGATCGATCCCTTCCTTACGGCTCCATCGCCGTACTCTGTCGTACCCACCGCACTGTGCGCGAGCTCGTAACTGCGCTTGAGAACGATGGTATCCCTGTCACGGAGCTAAGGCGAGGAGCTCCAAATTCTGTTGCTCTTGTACGCGCCCTACTATCTTACCTTCGGTTGTGTATTCACCCTCATTCCAACGTTGATGTGGAGTGTGTCATACGTGACGCTCCCAACCACTTTGCCGCACCGTCGGCGACAAAGTTTATATTCGCTTTACAAGCAGAAGCCCTTACTCGTCGACTGCATTTGACGACGGAACAACAGCTCGAAGGGCATTACAAGTGCTCCTATTATACCATATTGCGCGAATTGGTTCACAATGGGTTTGCTACATCGAGCGACAGGCTGCGTACAACGAAGCCACAGCAAAAACTCCTTCGCACAATTATTGAAGTGACCGCTGCTGCACACGAAGCACTCAGCAGATTCTACTGCAACATCGAGGATGTGGTGCGCAGTGTGGCGGAACGCGCTGGATTTGATGATGGGAGCGCGGGTGGTGCGAAGATAAGGCACAAGGTAAACAATGGCATGGCGGGAGGCGGTTTCAACGGTATTAAAAGGGCTAAGCGGCCTCGCTGTGCACCCCGTGTGGCGGCTCACCTGACGGACTCAGTGGACGTGTGGGAGGACGTTATGAACGAAGGTGAGGAAATAATGTCGTCAATACCACAGTTGCTTCTTGGCGCTTGCGAGGCTGTTCAGGAGCAGATAATCGCGGAGCAGAGTGCTGTTGAGGCCGATGCGATTAATGGTGATGTGCTTGGTTTTAGCGACAACAGGAGCGTGGTGAAAGCTGAGCCTGACGAGAGAAGTGTTGGAACGCATCCAGACGTCCCAGCTGCACAACCAAGATATGACCCCTACACCGTACTGCAGCGAGTTATTGACGAGTTCCTTCAGCTCTTGCCAAGTGATGATTTTGGTCCAATGAAGGGTCCGGAAGCTCTAAAACCCGAGGAAAGGACAGTTACTGTGACCACTGTGCATCaggcgaagggaaaagagtgGCCAGCTGTCATTATACCGTGCTGCTATGAAGGTGAGTTCCCGATAGACACGCGAAAGGCTGAGGAAAAGCGGGTCTTCTACGTTGCAATGAGTCGTGCGATGGAGAGCCTCGTATTTCTGACGGCTGAACAGGGGCCGCCAACAAACGCGTCAGGGCGAACAGCTGACGGGGACCACGCTCTGGATTCCACCGGGACGGAACAGCAATATGTGCAGCTGCAGATGACACCGTACCTGCGGCCCATCTTGCATCAAGTTAAAGTGATAACCATGTCTGCAGAAAGTGAAGGGCAGCAAGAGTGA
- a CDS encoding cyclin 1 (Curated by J. Mottram.) — protein sequence MCALFDLYPFGTKFCFTAFTYTLFPLLSIRLRFIDITSAHCFAYVLGRTTSCSTMMTNLNVRTIKGCFPGSLPDALNDMSVIDHILSLTGRFDEGQAALASTVNVVYVGTAVYDIPRYREEYTKNFIARGCGISEVCVAEARSTGATPCAAATMVTPDQLQHLAEAHIILLPEGNTLFAIRRWEETGLDACLRASAARGVVLVGGGCCFRAEHSDSANPKTCAQYMLSRENEADSGQPVEMEEGGAKWEYLCVHGLSVLPGIFCPQHSSRDATGLLLNESFSKMLKRHPTERGIGVDCRAVLLLMGDGRYQVLTIANREGRTASVKDINIQIKDVVEGNVQTTTIQQQGSVEELLRKPCGPVVRDPFEAYYAMANPTALTEKLLCAPR from the coding sequence ATGTGTGCCCTGTTTGACCTTTATCCTTTTGGAACtaaattttgttttaccGCTTTCACATACACActgtttccccttctttctatCCGTCTGCGTTTTATCGACATAACGTCCGCACACTGCTTCGCGTACGTGTTAGGGCGCACTACATCTTGTAGCACGATGATGACAAACTTGAATGTGCGGACCATTAAGGGCTGCTTCCCCGGTTCCTTACCTGATGCACTCAACGACATGTCCGTCATCGATCACATTCTTTCCCTGACTGGACGCTTCGACGAGGGTCAGGCTGCGCTGGCGTCAACTGTCAACGTGGTTTATGTTGGTACCGCGGTCTACGATATTCCACGCTATCGTGAAGAGTACACGAAGAATTTCATAGCGCGCGGTTGCGGAATAAGTGAGGTTTGCGTTGCAGAAGCGCGGTCGACCGGAGCGACACCGTGTGCAGCTGCTACCATGGTTACGCCAGACCAGCTTCAGCACTTAGCGGAGGCACATATCATTTTACTACCGGAGGGTAACACCCTTTTCGCTATACGACGCTGGGAGGAAACGGGCCTCGATGCGTGTCTCCGGGCAAGTGCAGCTCGTGGTGTTGTCTTAGTGGGGGGTGGTTGCTGCTTCAGGGCTGAACACAGCGACTCGGCAAACCCCAAAACATGCGCACAGTACATGTTGTCGCGGGAAAATGAAGCGGATTCAGGGCAGCCGGTGGAAATGGAGGAAGGGGGTGCGAAGTGGGAGTACCTATGCGTTCACGGCCTCAGTGTGTTGCCGGGTATATTCTGCCCCCAGCACAGCTCGCGTGACGCCACGGGTTTACTCTTGAATGAAAGCTTTAGTAAGATGCTGAAACGGCATCCAACTGAGCGAGGGATTGGTGTCGACTGCAGGGCGGTGCTTCTGCTGATGGGTGACGGTCGGTACCAGGTGCTGACGATAGCCAATAGAGAGGGAAGAACTGCCTCCGTTAAGGACATAAACATCCAAATAAAGGATGTTGTCGAGGGAAATGTGCAGACAACCACAATTCAACAACAGGGAAGCGTAGAAGAACTGCTTCGAAAACCGTGTGGACCTGTCGTACGAGACCCCTTTGAGGCGTACTATGCAATGGCCAACCCAACTGCGCTAACAGAAAAGCTACTATGTGCACCCAGGTGA